In Serratia sp. FDAARGOS_506, a genomic segment contains:
- a CDS encoding YjcB family protein: MSTIATGLVMMRWELLSAVMMFFASQLNVVCRKTSRNGMAFMFSSLGLFTACWFVMGLMGIHLTLEAFTQFWSSAWDRYVDVVSTMPTDWPMP, from the coding sequence ATGAGTACCATTGCCACCGGTTTAGTCATGATGCGCTGGGAGTTACTGAGCGCCGTGATGATGTTCTTCGCCAGCCAGTTAAACGTCGTTTGCCGTAAAACCAGCCGCAACGGCATGGCGTTCATGTTCAGCAGCCTGGGCCTGTTTACCGCCTGCTGGTTCGTGATGGGCCTGATGGGCATTCACCTCACCCTGGAAGCCTTCACCCAATTCTGGTCATCGGCCTGGGATCGCTACGTGGACGTAGTTAGCACCATGCCGACCGATTGGCCGATGCCGTAA
- a CDS encoding MarR family winged helix-turn-helix transcriptional regulator — protein MKKDHPEDVTLLRTQLMSLVRRLRRESRSDEKSWAQLMLLGAIDRHGGEATPSLLAESERMRSSNLAAALRELEADGLLVRTPDAEDKRRVRVRLTPSGLGLLQQSRSRREAWLLAAMESCLTEREQALLIEAGALMARLAAAPSTETE, from the coding sequence TGCTGCGCACGCAGTTAATGTCGCTGGTGCGCCGTTTGCGGCGCGAATCGCGCAGCGACGAAAAATCCTGGGCCCAGCTGATGCTGTTGGGGGCTATCGATCGCCACGGCGGCGAGGCGACGCCGTCGCTGCTGGCGGAGTCGGAGCGCATGCGCTCCTCTAACCTGGCGGCCGCGTTGCGTGAGCTGGAGGCCGATGGTTTGCTGGTGCGCACGCCGGACGCCGAAGACAAACGCCGGGTGCGGGTGCGCCTGACCCCCTCCGGGCTTGGCCTGCTGCAGCAAAGCCGCAGCCGGCGCGAGGCGTGGCTGCTGGCGGCGATGGAGAGCTGTTTAACGGAGCGGGAGCAGGCGCTGTTGATTGAGGCGGGGGCCTTGATGGCGCGGCTGGCGGCGGCGCCGTCAACGGAAACGGAATAA